Within the Luteimonas sp. JM171 genome, the region CCTTTTGACCATCGGCCACGGCTTGATGGCGTTCGAAGGCTCGGGCGGGCAGGACTCGCCGCTGCTCAACGTGTTCTGGCTGGCGCTGGCCTTCATCATCATGGGCGTGGGCTTCCTCAAGTCCAGCATCTCGGTGATGGTGGGGCAGCTGTACGAGCCGGGTGACGCACGGCGCGATCCGGCGTTCACCATCTTCTACATGGGCATCAACCTGGGCGCGTTCAGCGGCTCACTGCTGGCCGCCTACCTGGGCCAGACCTTCGGATGGGCATGGGGCTTCGGTGCCGCCGGCATCGGCATGCTGCTGGGTCTGCTGGTGTTCATCTGGGGCCGGCCTGCGCTGCTGGGCGCAGGCGAGGCGCCCAGCCAGGCGGCGCTGACGGAGAAGGTGCTGGGCATCCGCAACGAGCACTGGATCTACCTGTGGGGCCTGGTGGGCGTGGTGGTGGTCTGGTTCCTGATCCAGTACCAGCACGTGGTGGGGTGGATGCTGGCCGCGTGTGCGGCGCTGGTGGTGATCTACTTCCTCTATGAGGCGGTGTGGAAGATGGACCGCATCGCCCGGCACCGCATGCTGGCCGCGCTGTTCCTGATTGCCCTGCAGCCGCTGTTCTGGGCCCTGTTCGAGCAGGCCGGCTCCTCGCTCAACGTCTATACCGACCGCAGCGTTGATCGCACCATGCTTGGCTGGGAAGTGCCGGCGGGCATGTTCCAGTCGATCAACGCGATGTACATCTTCATGCTGGCGCCGTTCTTCGCCGGGCTGTGGCTGTGGCTGGCCAAGCGCGGCCTGGAGCCGTCGACCCCGGCCAAGTTCGGGCTGGGCCTCATCCAGCTGGGCCTGGGCTTCTTCGTGCTGGTCTGGGGCGCCAATGCCAGCGAAGG harbors:
- a CDS encoding peptide MFS transporter produces the protein MSNPNPTAGGKTFLGHPRGLFVLFFAEMWERFSFYGMRAILIFYLIQHWLFSDERAYAIYAAYGSLVYIAPVLGGYLADRYIGQRRAVQYGAILLTIGHGLMAFEGSGGQDSPLLNVFWLALAFIIMGVGFLKSSISVMVGQLYEPGDARRDPAFTIFYMGINLGAFSGSLLAAYLGQTFGWAWGFGAAGIGMLLGLLVFIWGRPALLGAGEAPSQAALTEKVLGIRNEHWIYLWGLVGVVVVWFLIQYQHVVGWMLAACAALVVIYFLYEAVWKMDRIARHRMLAALFLIALQPLFWALFEQAGSSLNVYTDRSVDRTMLGWEVPAGMFQSINAMYIFMLAPFFAGLWLWLAKRGLEPSTPAKFGLGLIQLGLGFFVLVWGANASEGLTPVIFIFLIYLLHTMGELCLSPVGLSAMTKLAPSRLVGLVMGSWFLATAAGNYIAGIIAAATGGEGLDEAAASNQVLEVYSSVGWVAVIVGAAVILVSPFIARLMHQDEEQLRQDRALAGQQEVAEPGAPGIDPDGGGNVRRY